From a single Elusimicrobiales bacterium genomic region:
- a CDS encoding TetR/AcrR family transcriptional regulator — translation MTNRSVIKTAKRGAILAAARRLMVRRGFGDVQLDEVARGAKIAKGTLFLYFENKDELVLAVFESLYEELGGRLGELCAAGLPPEELLRCTVETVVGHFDSNRDFTAALASGKLTNFKCYGRFAGRISANLDRMTRIIKLCAAGGLVKSRDARYEASLLFGLCRSGTMHRIITGRRLSLKYRVDRIIALFLDGMRNKR, via the coding sequence ATGACTAACCGGTCAGTCATCAAGACCGCAAAGCGCGGGGCCATACTGGCCGCGGCGCGGCGGCTTATGGTAAGGCGCGGCTTTGGCGACGTGCAGCTTGACGAGGTCGCCCGCGGGGCCAAAATAGCCAAAGGCACGCTGTTTCTTTATTTCGAGAACAAGGACGAGCTTGTGCTTGCCGTGTTTGAAAGCCTTTACGAGGAGCTGGGCGGCAGGCTGGGCGAGTTGTGCGCCGCCGGGCTTCCTCCGGAGGAGCTGCTGCGCTGCACGGTGGAAACCGTCGTCGGGCATTTTGACAGCAACCGGGATTTCACCGCCGCGCTGGCCAGCGGCAAGCTGACGAATTTCAAGTGTTACGGGCGTTTCGCGGGCAGGATTTCGGCCAATCTGGACAGGATGACGCGCATCATCAAATTATGCGCCGCGGGCGGGCTTGTAAAATCCCGCGACGCGCGCTACGAGGCCTCGCTTCTGTTCGGCCTGTGTCGCAGCGGGACAATGCACCGCATCATCACAGGCAGGCGGCTTTCGCTGAAATACCGCGTGGACAGGATAATAGCGCTTTTTCTGGACGGCATGAGGAATAAAAGATGA
- a CDS encoding OsmC family protein: protein MELELSFPGGKQVSARVRGHSILSDQPQDNGGQDAAPTPLELFAASLASCSSLYAVAFLQRKGIDTTGVSARATAVRDEQTHLITKFTLEFSLPPGFSEELKAQMVRAAQGCLVAKHFEKPPVIEVK, encoded by the coding sequence ATGGAACTGGAACTGAGCTTTCCCGGAGGAAAACAGGTGTCCGCCCGAGTGAGAGGGCATAGCATACTTTCCGACCAGCCGCAGGACAATGGCGGGCAGGACGCGGCCCCCACTCCGCTGGAGCTGTTTGCCGCCTCGCTGGCCAGCTGCTCTTCGCTGTATGCCGTGGCCTTTTTGCAGAGAAAGGGCATAGACACAACCGGAGTATCGGCGCGGGCCACGGCGGTCCGCGACGAACAGACCCATCTTATAACCAAATTCACACTGGAGTTCTCGCTGCCCCCCGGATTTTCGGAGGAGCTTAAGGCCCAGATGGTGCGGGCCGCCCAGGGCTGCCTCGTGGCAAAACATTTCGAGAAGCCGCCGGTTATTGAGGTGAAGTAA
- a CDS encoding M20 family metallo-hydrolase, with product MEKQLFAKIDSFTEYAAELQSGLTAIPAVSPDSGGEGELAKTEYLEREIRKLKFDEFLRVDAPDPRAKGGVRPNLIARYRGQSSARTIWIMAHTDIVPPGELSLWSGDPYTMRREGDKITGRGVEDNQQAIVSAVVLARAMMELGLRPACDLALLFNADEETSSKYGVEYVLKTRPELFGKNDVFIVPDAGAPDSSLVEVAEKSILWLKIKTTGKQCHASTPDAGINAFAAGSEMAFRLSSLYRKFNGKDKLFAPKCSTFEPTKKEANVPNVNTIPGDDVFYLDCRVLPEYDLDKVLAEIRRIADSVEKRRGVAISMETVQRSQAAPATPPDCEIAKLVVEGVKKVHGAKPRPTGIGGGTVAAPLRRLGFHVVVYSRLVENAHMPDEYSLLSNLLGDAKVFAHAALHIQP from the coding sequence ATGGAAAAACAGCTTTTCGCGAAAATAGATTCCTTCACCGAGTACGCGGCGGAGCTTCAGTCCGGGCTTACCGCCATCCCCGCGGTCTCGCCGGATTCCGGCGGGGAGGGGGAACTCGCCAAGACCGAATACCTTGAGAGGGAAATCAGAAAACTTAAATTTGACGAGTTCCTGCGCGTGGACGCGCCGGACCCGCGCGCCAAAGGCGGCGTGCGCCCCAATCTCATAGCCCGCTACAGGGGCCAAAGCTCCGCCAGAACCATCTGGATAATGGCGCATACCGACATAGTGCCTCCGGGCGAGCTGTCGCTGTGGAGCGGCGACCCCTACACCATGCGCCGCGAAGGCGACAAAATAACCGGACGCGGCGTGGAGGACAACCAGCAGGCGATAGTCTCCGCCGTGGTGCTGGCGCGCGCGATGATGGAGCTTGGCCTCCGCCCCGCCTGCGACCTGGCGCTGCTGTTTAACGCCGACGAGGAAACCAGCAGCAAATACGGCGTGGAATACGTCCTCAAAACAAGGCCGGAGCTTTTCGGCAAAAACGACGTTTTCATAGTTCCCGACGCCGGCGCGCCGGACAGCAGCCTGGTGGAAGTGGCCGAAAAATCCATACTCTGGCTCAAGATAAAAACCACGGGAAAGCAATGCCACGCCTCCACCCCGGACGCGGGCATAAACGCCTTCGCAGCGGGCAGCGAAATGGCGTTCAGGCTAAGCTCGCTCTACCGCAAATTCAATGGCAAGGACAAGCTGTTCGCCCCCAAATGTAGCACTTTCGAGCCGACCAAAAAAGAAGCCAACGTCCCCAACGTAAACACCATCCCCGGCGACGACGTCTTCTATCTGGACTGCCGCGTCCTGCCGGAATACGATCTGGACAAGGTGCTGGCCGAAATCCGCCGCATAGCCGACTCCGTGGAAAAGCGGCGCGGAGTCGCCATCTCGATGGAAACGGTGCAGCGCTCGCAGGCCGCGCCCGCCACGCCGCCGGACTGCGAAATAGCCAAGCTTGTGGTGGAAGGCGTCAAAAAAGTCCACGGCGCAAAGCCCAGGCCCACCGGCATAGGCGGCGGCACGGTAGCCGCGCCGCTGCGCCGGCTGGGATTTCATGTGGTGGTTTACTCAAGGCTGGTGGAGAACGCGCACATGCCGGACGAGTACAGCCTTCTCTCCAACCTGCTGGGCGACGCGAAGGTTTTCGCCCATGCGGCGCTGCACATTCAGCCGTAA
- a CDS encoding cellulase family glycosylhydrolase: protein MRTAALIALALIFQQPAVAENSCSLPVPTARHLPRWRGFNLTDKLHILMWRGPYSEEDFRLISKLGFNFVRLPIDYRVFLKDGDPEKFDEAQLKEIDQAIEWGRKYCIHVCLNLHRAPGYTVAEPPEPASLWTDTQAQRLCALQWVMFAKRYKGIPSNRLSFNLLNEPAGVKPGPYIKVASLLEAAIHKEDPDRLIISDGLQYGTIPVPELASLPNVAQSTRGYYPHNLTQYTTKWKHIFTPSWPLCDKPSGRLAPARPGIVNGPFEAVTGLRLHVLNGSPGAELEISADGKTLWSGTFAAGSFGRDCRASIPAGAGHVRLRAVSGWLEISEMGFSRAGAAEDVIEMDLNPARKPRPFGYKPGRHPPFTGLKNDGRNRLWVKCVAPWVEAQRQGVGVMVGEWGVISKTPHDVVLRWAEDSLANWQDAGWGWALWQFRGDFGILDSNRSDVHYEDFEGHKLDRQFLNLLQKY from the coding sequence ATGAGAACGGCGGCCCTGATTGCGCTTGCGCTGATATTTCAACAACCGGCTGTTGCGGAAAATTCCTGTTCGCTTCCCGTTCCAACCGCGCGGCATCTGCCGCGCTGGCGTGGGTTCAATCTCACCGACAAACTCCATATCCTGATGTGGCGCGGGCCTTATTCGGAAGAGGATTTCCGCCTTATATCAAAGCTCGGTTTCAATTTTGTGCGCCTGCCGATAGATTACCGCGTGTTTCTGAAAGACGGCGACCCGGAAAAGTTCGACGAGGCGCAGCTTAAAGAAATAGACCAGGCGATTGAATGGGGCCGGAAGTATTGCATACATGTGTGCCTCAACCTTCATCGCGCGCCCGGCTATACCGTGGCGGAGCCGCCGGAGCCCGCCAGCCTGTGGACCGATACTCAGGCGCAGCGGCTTTGCGCGCTGCAGTGGGTGATGTTCGCAAAACGCTATAAGGGCATTCCCTCAAACAGGCTGTCTTTCAATCTCCTTAACGAGCCTGCTGGCGTGAAGCCGGGCCCGTATATAAAAGTGGCGTCCCTGCTGGAGGCGGCCATACATAAGGAAGATCCGGACCGCCTGATAATCTCCGACGGACTTCAATACGGCACCATCCCTGTGCCGGAACTGGCCTCTCTGCCCAACGTGGCGCAGTCGACGCGCGGCTATTATCCTCATAACCTGACGCAGTATACCACGAAGTGGAAGCATATTTTTACGCCTTCGTGGCCACTGTGCGATAAGCCGTCCGGACGCCTGGCGCCGGCGCGTCCCGGCATAGTGAACGGTCCTTTTGAAGCGGTTACTGGTTTGCGGCTGCATGTCCTCAACGGGTCGCCGGGCGCGGAACTGGAAATATCTGCGGACGGCAAAACGCTCTGGTCCGGCACATTTGCCGCTGGCAGTTTTGGACGGGACTGCCGCGCGTCAATCCCAGCCGGAGCCGGGCATGTGCGGCTGCGCGCGGTTTCCGGCTGGCTGGAGATAAGCGAGATGGGTTTTTCCCGCGCAGGCGCGGCAGAGGATGTCATTGAAATGGATCTTAATCCAGCGCGTAAACCCCGGCCTTTCGGTTACAAGCCAGGCCGCCACCCGCCGTTTACCGGGCTTAAAAACGACGGGCGCAACCGGCTTTGGGTGAAATGCGTAGCGCCCTGGGTGGAGGCGCAGCGGCAGGGGGTGGGCGTGATGGTGGGCGAATGGGGAGTCATCAGCAAAACCCCTCATGATGTCGTTTTGCGCTGGGCGGAAGATTCCCTTGCCAACTGGCAGGATGCAGGCTGGGGCTGGGCACTGTGGCAGTTCCGCGGCGATTTTGGAATACTGGACAGCAACCGTTCCGATGTGCATTACGAGGATTTTGAAGGCCACAAGCTGGACCGGCAGTTCCTGAACCTGCTTCAGAAATATTAG
- a CDS encoding OprD family outer membrane porin, whose protein sequence is MYKKHAVRIAAAVFCVFAACAPAHAWVSAIFGGTAEGQFRDYFMDRNYYSNPAVINQSNAIGGYAGYRSPAWRGIRLGLGGYTSQKFFLSPEEWDGASLLAPGQKGFSVLGQSYLEYSGGGADIVLFRQMIDTPFINAHDAKMVPVTYEAYTANKSFAPGLKVTLSQITGIKTWTATNFVSMSQAAGFDNTDYQVTMAGAVFTPAPGYKFQFWNYQAWDFMNTTYFQGDIGGSAGGWKTTLSAQALAQVDTGGAIGGRIRAAETGIRFGMSRGGFDWAAGYTQAARSHDIVNPWGGYPGYTSIMEEDCDMSGERSWLLHLGYDFTGIGLNGFYSYIDMTRAYIHSGDITSPQQREGNLVLKYNCGGKWEGLSFTAKAAAVTHSHSMGGIQYDEFRFIAAYNF, encoded by the coding sequence ATGTACAAAAAACACGCAGTGCGGATTGCAGCGGCAGTGTTTTGCGTTTTTGCGGCCTGCGCGCCGGCGCACGCCTGGGTATCCGCCATTTTCGGCGGCACGGCGGAAGGCCAGTTCAGGGATTATTTCATGGACCGGAACTACTATTCCAACCCGGCGGTGATAAACCAGTCCAACGCAATAGGCGGATATGCGGGCTACCGCTCCCCCGCGTGGAGGGGAATCCGGCTTGGGCTGGGGGGATACACATCCCAGAAATTTTTCCTCTCCCCGGAGGAATGGGACGGCGCCAGCCTGCTGGCCCCGGGCCAGAAAGGGTTTTCCGTGCTGGGACAGAGCTATCTGGAATACTCCGGCGGCGGCGCGGACATTGTGCTGTTCCGCCAGATGATAGACACGCCGTTCATAAACGCGCATGACGCCAAAATGGTCCCCGTCACCTACGAGGCGTATACGGCAAACAAAAGCTTCGCGCCGGGGCTGAAGGTTACGCTGTCGCAGATAACCGGCATCAAGACATGGACGGCGACCAATTTCGTAAGCATGTCGCAGGCGGCGGGGTTTGACAACACGGATTATCAGGTAACCATGGCCGGAGCGGTTTTTACGCCCGCACCCGGATATAAATTCCAGTTCTGGAACTACCAGGCATGGGATTTCATGAACACCACCTATTTCCAGGGCGATATCGGCGGTTCCGCCGGCGGCTGGAAAACGACGCTGTCCGCGCAGGCGCTGGCGCAGGTGGACACGGGCGGCGCAATCGGCGGGCGCATACGCGCGGCGGAGACGGGCATCCGATTCGGCATGTCCCGCGGCGGCTTTGACTGGGCCGCCGGCTACACCCAGGCCGCGCGCAGCCACGATATCGTAAACCCCTGGGGCGGCTATCCCGGATACACCTCCATCATGGAGGAAGACTGCGATATGTCCGGGGAGCGGTCCTGGCTTCTGCACCTGGGATACGACTTCACCGGGATCGGGCTGAACGGATTTTATTCTTATATAGACATGACCCGCGCCTATATACATAGCGGCGATATAACAAGCCCGCAGCAGCGGGAGGGCAATCTGGTGCTGAAATACAATTGCGGCGGGAAATGGGAGGGACTGTCCTTCACCGCCAAGGCGGCGGCGGTTACTCATTCGCACAGCATGGGCGGGATACAATATGACGAGTTCCGCTTCATAGCCGCCTACAACTTCTGA
- a CDS encoding HEAT repeat domain-containing protein translates to MKTNGQVLAAAFGTFFALAAAFPPFVCAAGNARKQQQTAGKMAAKSAKPAGNAATAKSAVAEADKPEDPEIEAIISEQLPKIKKARGSDKIQELAKLQINLQLVDGRRGKLPLQKTKKTLSRELIAMYEGITGADDISTGIKEDILDLISKYGDTEYAKPFLMGMLEQTTYQQRAMILRSAAGRALSGKDVYDEVESLAKRGMIDNGWHYFLLMDIDKARALPMINEVVDTTKDKNLFYYAAWRLQDTCRNPQDFKRFIHRVKELGMSVPRLSWVNKDLLAAYIDSSQGEELFLALEFLAKDWTNTSPEAVPMLVRKLKNKDPRIRILIVKILKGMATGASGTVNVADIKDVLKDLQKNDPDAGIRMQAQTSLAAIERMERYFPKEYQRRPLPENTK, encoded by the coding sequence ATGAAAACAAACGGACAGGTTTTGGCGGCGGCGTTTGGGACGTTTTTTGCGTTGGCGGCAGCGTTTCCGCCATTCGTATGCGCGGCGGGGAATGCGCGGAAGCAGCAGCAAACGGCGGGCAAAATGGCGGCGAAATCGGCGAAACCGGCGGGGAATGCGGCAACGGCAAAATCCGCCGTGGCGGAGGCTGATAAGCCGGAGGACCCGGAAATTGAAGCGATTATCAGTGAGCAGCTCCCGAAAATTAAAAAAGCCAGAGGCTCGGACAAGATACAGGAATTGGCGAAGCTCCAGATAAATTTACAGTTGGTTGATGGCAGGAGAGGAAAACTTCCGTTACAAAAAACGAAGAAAACACTTTCCAGAGAATTGATAGCTATGTATGAAGGAATAACCGGGGCAGACGATATTTCAACGGGCATAAAAGAAGATATACTCGACTTAATCAGCAAATATGGCGACACCGAATATGCAAAACCATTTCTTATGGGTATGTTGGAACAAACAACATATCAACAACGCGCAATGATTCTAAGATCTGCCGCAGGACGGGCCTTGTCCGGGAAGGATGTCTACGACGAAGTTGAAAGTCTTGCTAAACGCGGAATGATTGATAATGGGTGGCATTACTTTCTCTTGATGGATATAGACAAAGCAAGAGCCTTGCCGATGATAAATGAGGTTGTGGATACCACAAAGGATAAAAATCTGTTTTACTATGCTGCTTGGAGACTTCAAGATACCTGTCGCAATCCGCAGGATTTCAAACGTTTTATTCACCGTGTAAAGGAACTTGGAATGAGCGTGCCAAGACTATCTTGGGTTAATAAAGACCTTCTTGCCGCCTATATTGATTCCAGTCAAGGGGAGGAGCTTTTTTTGGCTCTTGAGTTTCTTGCAAAGGATTGGACAAACACATCGCCGGAAGCGGTGCCCATGCTGGTTCGCAAGCTCAAAAACAAAGACCCCAGAATCAGGATTCTGATAGTGAAAATTCTGAAAGGAATGGCCACTGGAGCTTCCGGAACAGTGAACGTGGCGGATATCAAGGATGTGCTAAAAGACCTGCAAAAAAATGATCCGGACGCTGGTATCAGAATGCAAGCCCAAACATCATTAGCCGCTATTGAGCGGATGGAAAGGTATTTTCCAAAAGAATATCAACGGCGGCCACTGCCCGAAAACACAAAATGA
- a CDS encoding tail fiber domain-containing protein has product MKKTMTFACALLFSGTAAFADSVLYTTDSATYAIPYYISATTVTASNMYFSSAKIGIGISSPSERLEVSGNIKAAYGVIASTAVFSGAVSVGSINAAGGEAGGDLAGTYPNPAVAPAVYSSAHTWGAAQTFINPIAGNVTGNAETVTNGIYTTTTAGGDLSGTYPNPALAATQTGAHTWSGQQTFAGPGLSVTYGISASTAEFRGGITSIDPDYAGGFPGGMGRGLNYQIFGVGHGYYSYPHPIPGYGVVGWADADTGISAVGVYGKASSTDATGVVGYASGSGVVTGVYGSASGGTSNRAGYFDGDVVSTGVVTAASFSGSGSSLTGVMLSGASAGGDLTGTYPNPALSATQGGAHTWSATQTFSTSADMQGNVSIATTTLNSNYSLLVGGNTNRNTPMLLIQPYGTGDGGGSIDAGLLIDFPHSNGSNSLLNVKKTNSSLFIVRDNGNVGIGTANPSFQLETWKFSGSYWAGFAFDSLTQTIGTKYGDSGNLNLTAGSPADNHGGGVFLGGSSRGDNARNAVIFTINNTGYMRIDGDYSGHTLGNVGIGTINPSQKLYVYNGNIATNYGIIAATATFSAISSTTVNGTVTIASQSENDKKSLQLLMYGKGQNWVHFENNYYGGSWVATDTAKGLSFQMGDTSTWHIWNSRNGGDWGGILHISSSATTSADTKDVAKFYSTGAFALPKLPSCSLGIQTDASGIFSCITSSEKMKVKEGEIYGDIWAVINGLAPKTYRWKAPPPPPDEKTPKGFEPDTNIHAGFFAEEVKAVYPEAVSSAGTDYDGKPIVGVDPNAMNALWAKAFQDLKAKYDALEKRVQMLEKK; this is encoded by the coding sequence ATGAAAAAGACGATGACATTTGCCTGCGCGCTACTTTTTTCGGGAACGGCGGCTTTTGCCGATTCCGTTCTTTACACAACGGATTCGGCAACCTATGCCATACCGTATTATATCAGCGCAACGACAGTAACCGCGTCCAATATGTATTTCAGCAGCGCCAAAATAGGCATAGGCATCTCCTCGCCGTCGGAGCGGTTGGAGGTTTCCGGCAATATCAAGGCGGCTTATGGCGTTATAGCGTCTACAGCGGTTTTCAGCGGAGCGGTTAGTGTCGGCTCCATCAACGCGGCAGGCGGGGAGGCGGGCGGCGACCTTGCCGGCACATACCCCAATCCGGCTGTCGCTCCGGCGGTTTATTCCAGCGCCCACACCTGGGGCGCGGCGCAGACTTTTATAAACCCGATAGCCGGAAATGTAACCGGCAACGCGGAGACGGTAACGAATGGAATCTACACAACAACAACGGCGGGAGGGGATTTGTCCGGGACGTATCCTAATCCGGCGTTGGCGGCGACGCAGACCGGCGCGCATACGTGGAGCGGGCAGCAAACTTTTGCAGGGCCGGGGCTGTCTGTAACTTACGGTATTTCCGCCAGCACTGCCGAGTTTAGAGGAGGAATTACTTCCATAGATCCCGATTACGCCGGAGGTTTTCCGGGCGGAATGGGTAGGGGATTAAATTACCAGATTTTTGGAGTTGGACATGGCTATTATTCATACCCGCACCCGATACCCGGCTACGGCGTGGTAGGATGGGCGGATGCGGATACGGGGATATCGGCTGTCGGAGTTTACGGAAAAGCCTCCTCAACTGATGCGACAGGAGTGGTGGGATATGCAAGCGGATCTGGTGTCGTTACGGGCGTGTATGGCTCGGCTTCCGGCGGCACATCAAACCGCGCCGGGTATTTTGACGGAGATGTGGTTTCCACCGGCGTTGTTACAGCGGCTTCGTTTTCCGGTTCCGGCTCGTCCCTGACCGGCGTAATGCTGTCCGGCGCGTCCGCAGGGGGGGATTTAACCGGGACGTATCCGAACCCCGCGCTGTCCGCCACGCAAGGCGGGGCGCACACATGGAGCGCGACGCAGACGTTTTCCACTTCTGCTGACATGCAGGGCAATGTCAGCATAGCCACGACCACACTGAACAGCAACTATAGCCTGCTTGTGGGCGGGAATACCAACCGCAATACCCCGATGCTTTTGATTCAACCCTATGGCACTGGGGATGGGGGAGGAAGTATTGACGCCGGTCTTTTAATTGATTTCCCGCACTCGAATGGCTCAAACAGTCTGCTGAATGTGAAAAAGACGAACTCTTCTTTATTCATCGTCCGAGACAATGGCAATGTCGGTATTGGCACGGCAAACCCGTCATTTCAGCTTGAAACCTGGAAATTCTCAGGCTCATACTGGGCCGGGTTTGCGTTTGACTCCCTGACGCAAACCATAGGCACAAAATACGGAGATAGCGGGAATCTCAACTTAACCGCCGGTTCACCGGCAGACAATCATGGCGGCGGCGTATTCCTCGGAGGATCGTCAAGGGGCGATAACGCCAGAAATGCGGTTATATTCACAATCAACAATACGGGGTATATGAGAATTGACGGAGATTACAGCGGCCACACGCTGGGCAATGTGGGCATAGGAACAATCAACCCCTCGCAGAAACTCTATGTGTATAACGGGAATATTGCCACCAACTACGGCATAATTGCCGCAACGGCCACATTTTCCGCGATATCCTCAACAACCGTAAACGGCACTGTAACCATCGCCAGCCAATCCGAAAATGACAAGAAAAGCCTTCAACTGCTTATGTACGGGAAGGGGCAAAATTGGGTGCACTTTGAGAATAATTATTACGGCGGCTCATGGGTCGCCACGGACACGGCAAAAGGCTTGAGTTTCCAAATGGGCGACACCAGCACCTGGCACATTTGGAATTCCAGAAACGGCGGCGACTGGGGAGGGATTTTGCATATTTCGTCCAGCGCCACCACCTCAGCGGATACCAAGGATGTGGCAAAGTTTTATAGCACAGGGGCGTTTGCCTTGCCTAAACTGCCCAGTTGTTCTCTTGGAATCCAGACGGATGCCAGCGGGATTTTTTCATGCATAACTTCATCCGAGAAAATGAAAGTCAAGGAAGGCGAAATCTACGGCGATATCTGGGCGGTCATAAACGGGCTGGCGCCGAAAACATACCGCTGGAAAGCGCCGCCTCCGCCGCCGGACGAGAAAACGCCGAAGGGCTTTGAACCGGACACCAATATCCATGCCGGGTTTTTCGCCGAGGAGGTGAAGGCGGTTTACCCCGAAGCGGTATCCTCCGCCGGAACAGATTACGACGGCAAGCCGATTGTGGGAGTGGACCCCAATGCCATGAACGCGCTTTGGGCCAAGGCGTTCCAGGATTTGAAAGCGAAGTATGACGCGCTTGAAAAGCGTGTCCAGATGCTGGAAAAAAAGTGA
- a CDS encoding TraR/DksA family transcriptional regulator, which yields MSSKPVRKTKARQPEKPAARIARPESRTVSAVKPREDDARLSAQEVKAIKAYLQTTRDEVLRRLQEKKSLDMPEAEVGDPIDQASQSLDKEVLFEVTDKDQLTLEQIESALRRIEKNVYGMCESCRCIIPRKRLKALPFARYCIHCQSSNESSSIGMPTPE from the coding sequence ATGTCAAGCAAACCCGTAAGAAAGACCAAAGCCAGACAGCCGGAAAAGCCGGCCGCCCGCATCGCGAGACCGGAAAGCCGGACGGTTTCCGCCGTAAAACCGCGCGAGGACGACGCGCGCCTGTCCGCGCAGGAGGTAAAGGCCATAAAAGCCTATCTCCAGACCACGCGCGACGAAGTGCTGCGCCGCCTGCAGGAAAAGAAAAGCCTGGACATGCCGGAAGCAGAAGTGGGCGACCCGATAGACCAGGCATCTCAAAGCCTTGACAAGGAAGTCCTCTTCGAGGTGACAGACAAGGACCAGCTCACGCTGGAACAGATAGAAAGCGCCCTGCGCCGCATAGAGAAAAACGTCTACGGCATGTGCGAAAGCTGCCGCTGCATCATCCCGCGGAAACGTCTCAAGGCGCTGCCTTTCGCGCGTTACTGCATACACTGCCAGAGTTCAAACGAGTCCTCCTCAATAGGCATGCCGACGCCGGAATGA
- a CDS encoding flavodoxin family protein, giving the protein MKAVLVNGSHRTAGNTAVLLAVMGKELSARGARTETVSLARLDIGHCRACDRCRGKSACIVKDDFNALLRKILAADTLILGSPVYAGMPSSRMTAFLQRLAYLAINNGHLLKNKVGGAVVVAGEAGHLTALNSLIDFFLVNEMIVPGSRYWPVGTATDKGNVAKDVSALENIRHLAGNIAALGDDKQ; this is encoded by the coding sequence ATGAAAGCCGTCCTTGTCAACGGCTCGCACAGAACGGCGGGAAATACCGCCGTTCTGCTTGCGGTCATGGGCAAAGAGCTTTCCGCGCGCGGCGCGCGCACGGAAACCGTTTCACTGGCGCGTCTGGATATCGGGCATTGCCGGGCATGCGACAGGTGCAGGGGCAAATCCGCCTGCATCGTAAAAGACGACTTCAACGCACTACTCCGCAAAATCCTCGCCGCAGACACTCTGATTCTGGGCAGCCCGGTGTATGCCGGGATGCCGTCGTCAAGAATGACGGCTTTTTTGCAGCGGCTTGCATACCTGGCGATAAACAACGGGCATCTCCTGAAAAACAAAGTCGGCGGGGCTGTCGTCGTGGCGGGCGAAGCCGGACATTTGACCGCGCTGAACTCCCTGATTGACTTTTTCCTGGTCAACGAAATGATTGTCCCCGGCTCGCGCTACTGGCCTGTAGGCACGGCCACGGACAAAGGAAACGTGGCAAAAGATGTTTCCGCGCTGGAAAATATACGGCATCTGGCCGGGAATATAGCCGCCCTCGGAGACGACAAACAATGA
- a CDS encoding YciI family protein: MKAGDRYFVRIDRKTGGHKVDAKTLSAHMEHIRKFAAQAELYGGGFAGIPGGMLIFRADSFAAAVSFCKNDPVISGGFYRYELLEWELLVAPAER; encoded by the coding sequence ATGAAAGCCGGAGACAGGTATTTTGTGCGCATAGACAGGAAAACCGGCGGGCACAAGGTTGACGCCAAAACCCTGTCCGCGCATATGGAACACATCAGGAAATTCGCGGCGCAAGCGGAGCTTTACGGGGGCGGTTTTGCCGGCATTCCCGGCGGGATGCTGATTTTCAGGGCGGACAGCTTCGCTGCGGCGGTTTCCTTCTGCAAAAACGACCCGGTTATATCCGGCGGATTCTACAGATATGAACTTCTGGAGTGGGAGTTGCTGGTAGCGCCCGCAGAGCGCTGA